One window from the genome of Paraclostridium sordellii encodes:
- a CDS encoding cation:proton antiporter, which translates to MENTMEAIATNNLLIIFSAIVITGIILGKLSEKLKIPDVILYLIAGIVIGPAVLNLISVDSFPIENNLILTFGSAFILYEGGREVNLKVLNKVKVSVGLLATLGVIISTVVVGFATNKIFGLPVMTSLLVGGIIASTDPAALIPVFKQVSIKEKIKQTVVSESAFNDAVGAIIVSTLLTIVTSGSFSVGESAKELLIAVFVGVIIGVLVGYVFSVLISDKKWGIFHSYAPIISILKVVLAYELATLLHGSGYMAVFIVGLIAGNKKLFGLWVPEEDFQSEYHFRESIASLCRMSIFVVLGTHVDLGALSQYWLPSLMVVIVLMFVARPLVVLVCTLFDIKAKWKMNDKLFMMWVRETGVIPAALSGIVVSMKVPGYEVISSVVFMTILITLIVQASTTKLVAKQLDVLEVEDESFELKKVA; encoded by the coding sequence ATGGAAAATACAATGGAAGCTATTGCTACGAATAATTTATTAATAATATTTTCAGCAATAGTTATAACGGGAATTATATTGGGAAAATTAAGTGAAAAACTTAAGATTCCAGATGTAATATTATATTTAATAGCAGGAATTGTAATAGGTCCAGCAGTTTTAAACTTAATAAGTGTAGACTCATTTCCAATAGAAAATAATTTAATATTAACTTTTGGATCAGCTTTTATACTTTATGAAGGCGGGAGAGAAGTCAATTTGAAAGTCTTAAATAAGGTTAAGGTGAGTGTAGGATTATTAGCTACACTAGGAGTTATAATTTCAACTGTCGTAGTTGGGTTTGCAACGAATAAAATATTTGGGCTACCAGTTATGACATCTTTATTAGTTGGTGGAATAATTGCATCAACTGATCCAGCAGCCCTTATACCTGTCTTTAAACAAGTAAGTATAAAAGAAAAAATAAAGCAAACTGTAGTTAGTGAATCGGCTTTTAATGATGCGGTAGGAGCTATAATAGTAAGTACATTATTAACTATAGTTACATCTGGAAGTTTTTCAGTTGGAGAAAGTGCAAAAGAGCTATTAATAGCGGTATTTGTAGGTGTAATTATTGGAGTATTAGTTGGATATGTATTTTCAGTGCTTATATCTGATAAAAAGTGGGGAATATTTCACTCATATGCACCAATAATCTCTATTCTTAAAGTTGTATTAGCTTATGAATTAGCTACATTATTACATGGTAGTGGTTATATGGCTGTATTTATAGTAGGACTTATAGCTGGAAATAAAAAGTTATTTGGATTATGGGTTCCAGAAGAAGATTTTCAATCTGAATATCATTTTAGAGAAAGCATAGCATCTTTATGCCGTATGTCTATATTTGTAGTTTTAGGAACTCATGTAGATTTAGGAGCACTATCTCAATATTGGTTACCTTCATTAATGGTAGTTATAGTGCTAATGTTTGTAGCAAGACCTCTAGTAGTTTTAGTTTGTACTTTATTTGATATAAAAGCTAAGTGGAAAATGAATGATAAGTTATTTATGATGTGGGTAAGAGAAACTGGAGTTATACCTGCAGCTTTATCTGGTATAGTTGTTTCTATGAAGGTGCCTGGATATGAAGTGATTTCATCAGTAGTATTTATGACAATATTAATAACGCTTATAGTACAGGCTAGTACAACAAAACTAGTAGCTAAACAATTAGATGTTTTAGAAGTAGAAGATGAAAGTTTTGAACTTAAAAAAGTTGCATAA
- the rsfS gene encoding ribosome silencing factor: MTVEQMVKVIYDAIDDKLGKDISIIKVGEVSSLCDYFVIATAGSQRQVKAIADNVEDELTKLEIESRGKEGYETQEWILLDFGDIMVHVFNEENRAYYNLEKMWKDAPYVDVDTLA; this comes from the coding sequence ATGACAGTAGAACAAATGGTTAAAGTTATATATGATGCTATCGATGATAAATTAGGTAAAGATATATCTATAATAAAAGTTGGAGAAGTGTCAAGCTTATGCGATTATTTTGTAATAGCAACAGCTGGATCTCAAAGACAAGTAAAAGCTATAGCTGATAATGTAGAAGATGAACTTACTAAGTTAGAAATAGAATCTAGAGGAAAAGAAGGTTACGAAACTCAAGAGTGGATATTACTAGATTTTGGAGATATAATGGTTCACGTATTCAATGAAGAAAATAGAGCATATTATAATTTAGAGAAAATGTGGAAAGATGCTCCATATGTTGATGTTGACACATTAGCATAA
- the recX gene encoding recombination regulator RecX has translation MAIITKIEAQKKKEDRVNIYLNEQFFMGIYKELVFTLNLKKGMEIDEDTLRSMLHDEMYIKAKNKALNILSKAPQSEKNIKNKLSNDFDEDIIEEVLDFLRKYNFVDDEDLAQRITNTNLSVNKCGKNKIRQNLYNKGIDRSTIDSVISDIDSDVEFENAMHLAKKRYERVKNEDRNKIYQKISQHLAYKGFSYDIIKRVLNKLLKFDESDYC, from the coding sequence ATGGCTATAATAACCAAAATAGAAGCTCAAAAAAAAAAGGAAGATAGAGTTAATATATATTTAAACGAACAATTTTTTATGGGTATATACAAAGAATTAGTCTTTACATTGAATTTGAAGAAAGGTATGGAAATAGATGAAGATACTTTAAGAAGTATGCTTCATGATGAGATGTATATAAAAGCTAAAAATAAAGCTTTAAATATACTTTCTAAGGCTCCTCAGTCAGAAAAAAACATAAAAAATAAGCTTTCAAATGATTTTGATGAAGATATAATAGAAGAAGTTTTAGACTTTTTAAGAAAATATAACTTTGTAGATGATGAAGATTTAGCTCAAAGAATAACTAATACTAATTTATCAGTAAATAAATGTGGTAAAAATAAAATAAGACAAAATCTATACAACAAGGGAATAGATAGAAGTACTATAGATTCAGTTATTTCTGATATCGATTCTGATGTTGAGTTTGAGAATGCTATGCACTTAGCTAAAAAAAGGTATGAACGAGTTAAAAATGAAGATAGAAATAAAATATATCAAAAAATATCTCAGCATTTAGCTTATAAAGGATTTAGCTATGACATTATTAAAAGAGTCTTAAATAAATTACTTAAGTTTGATGAGTCCGATTATTGTTAA
- a CDS encoding KUP/HAK/KT family potassium transporter, translated as MSSNKKVTIASLLVALGIVYGDIGTSPLYVMKAILATNKGYISNNLVLGGVSLVFWTLTLQTTIKYVILTLKADNKGEGGIFSLYTLVRKRAKWLIVPAVIGGAALLADGMITPPVTVTSSVEGLKLICPLSTKTVVIAVICILIFLFSFQRFGTNKIGKLFGPMMFVWFSMLAILGVSQIIDYPQIIKAINPYYALNLLFTSPKSSYILGAVFLCTTGAEALYSDLGHCGRKNIYFTWVFVKVCLVLNYLGQGAWLISRNGQHINDNPFFLIMPKWFVIPGVIIATLAAIIASQALISGSFTLISEAIKLNLFPRLRVRYPNEEKGQIYIPAINYILGVGCILLVLYFKKSENMEAAYGLAITVTMLMTTILLSQFEKYNRRKPILGIVVLIVFGCIELSFLYANLFKFFRGGYITLFIGLFIIFIMYTWIHGSHIKQKHNQFSKISDNMDKFEAIEKDTELPIYSTHTVYLTQSQNRKYVENKILHSIFNKRPKRSKFYWFVHVKVTDEPYTMNYKVYTIKPNQIFSIEFELGFRVSQRVNVFLREVIQDLITTGELQFIPKEYMINNSCDKNVGDFKFVILEEILSNESNLNKWDNLIMSFKVFIKKITVSPEKWFGIDTSIVEIEKVPITIGKRNKVKLTRVH; from the coding sequence ATGAGCAGTAATAAAAAGGTAACTATAGCATCGCTATTAGTAGCACTAGGAATTGTATATGGAGATATAGGAACATCGCCATTATATGTTATGAAAGCTATATTAGCGACTAATAAGGGATACATCTCTAATAACTTAGTATTAGGTGGTGTATCGCTTGTTTTTTGGACGTTAACACTCCAGACAACAATAAAATATGTAATTTTAACACTTAAAGCTGATAATAAAGGGGAAGGTGGAATTTTTTCTTTATACACATTAGTCAGAAAAAGAGCTAAGTGGTTAATAGTACCTGCAGTTATAGGTGGAGCTGCTCTTTTAGCAGACGGCATGATAACACCTCCTGTTACGGTAACTTCATCTGTTGAAGGATTAAAATTAATATGTCCATTAAGTACGAAAACAGTTGTTATAGCAGTTATTTGTATATTGATATTTTTATTTTCATTTCAAAGATTTGGAACAAATAAAATTGGTAAACTTTTTGGGCCTATGATGTTTGTATGGTTTTCTATGTTAGCTATATTAGGAGTATCACAAATAATAGATTATCCACAGATAATAAAAGCTATAAATCCATATTATGCATTGAATTTACTTTTTACAAGTCCGAAAAGTTCGTATATATTAGGTGCAGTTTTCCTTTGTACAACAGGAGCAGAGGCATTGTATTCTGATTTAGGACACTGTGGAAGAAAGAATATATACTTTACTTGGGTATTTGTTAAAGTTTGCTTAGTTTTAAATTATCTAGGTCAAGGGGCATGGTTAATATCTAGAAATGGTCAACATATAAATGATAATCCATTTTTTCTAATAATGCCAAAATGGTTTGTTATACCTGGAGTAATAATAGCTACATTAGCAGCGATTATAGCTAGTCAGGCGCTTATATCTGGTTCATTTACATTGATATCAGAAGCTATAAAATTGAACTTATTCCCAAGACTTAGAGTTAGATATCCTAATGAGGAAAAAGGTCAAATATATATACCAGCGATAAATTATATACTAGGTGTAGGATGTATATTACTAGTATTATATTTTAAAAAATCAGAAAATATGGAAGCTGCATATGGTCTTGCAATTACTGTAACTATGCTTATGACAACTATTTTATTATCTCAATTTGAAAAATATAATAGAAGAAAGCCTATCTTAGGTATAGTTGTTTTAATTGTTTTTGGATGTATAGAATTAAGTTTCTTATATGCAAATTTATTTAAATTTTTCAGAGGTGGATATATAACATTATTTATAGGTCTTTTCATAATATTTATAATGTACACTTGGATACATGGTTCACATATAAAACAAAAACATAATCAATTTAGTAAAATATCAGATAATATGGATAAGTTTGAAGCGATAGAAAAGGATACTGAGTTACCTATATATTCAACTCATACGGTATATTTAACTCAATCTCAAAATAGAAAGTATGTGGAAAATAAAATATTACATTCTATATTTAATAAAAGACCAAAACGTTCGAAATTTTATTGGTTTGTTCATGTGAAGGTAACGGATGAACCATATACAATGAATTATAAAGTATATACTATAAAGCCAAATCAGATATTTAGTATAGAATTTGAATTAGGATTTAGGGTAAGTCAAAGGGTAAATGTCTTTTTAAGAGAAGTAATTCAAGATTTAATTACAACAGGAGAATTACAATTTATTCCTAAAGAATATATGATAAACAATAGTTGTGATAAGAATGTAGGAGATTTTAAATTTGTAATATTAGAAGAAATTTTATCTAATGAAAGTAACCTAAATAAATGGGACAATTTAATTATGAGTTTTAAAGTCTTTATTAAAAAGATTACAGTATCTCCAGAAAAATGGTTTGGAATTGATACAAGTATTGTAGAAATTGAAAAAGTGCCTATAACAATAGGTAAAAGAAATAAAGTTAAGTTAACTAGAGTTCATTAA
- a CDS encoding MerR family transcriptional regulator: MYKVNDISKLTGVSIRMLHHYDKIGLLVPSEKTEKNYRLYSDEDIKKLYQILIFKELEFPLKKIKSILESSDFDRKEALKLQKDLMIKKKKRMDEIIQSINEVIDNLEGDKKMSEKNFNVFNYEKVKEHQKKYEHETKAKYEKTNAYKECNEKTSNYSENDWKRICEEANYIYNELAKLMDRNPEDKEVQYVVEKWRNHITDNYYECTIDIFRGLGIMYVADNRFKKNIDKTKDGLAEFLSEAIKIYCDKFSTI; encoded by the coding sequence ATGTATAAAGTAAATGATATATCAAAATTAACAGGCGTAAGTATTAGAATGCTTCATCATTATGATAAAATAGGACTTTTAGTACCAAGTGAAAAAACAGAAAAAAATTATAGATTATACAGTGATGAAGATATAAAAAAACTCTATCAAATATTAATATTTAAGGAATTAGAATTTCCTCTAAAGAAAATCAAAAGTATTTTAGAAAGTAGTGACTTTGATAGAAAAGAAGCTCTTAAGTTACAGAAAGATTTAATGATAAAAAAGAAAAAAAGGATGGATGAAATTATTCAATCTATAAATGAAGTTATTGATAATTTAGAAGGAGATAAAAAAATGAGTGAAAAGAATTTTAATGTATTTAATTATGAAAAAGTAAAAGAACATCAAAAAAAATATGAACATGAGACAAAAGCTAAATATGAAAAAACAAATGCTTATAAAGAATGTAATGAAAAAACTTCTAATTATTCAGAAAATGATTGGAAAAGAATTTGTGAAGAAGCTAATTATATTTATAATGAACTGGCAAAATTAATGGATAGGAATCCAGAAGATAAAGAGGTTCAATATGTAGTTGAGAAATGGAGAAATCACATAACTGACAATTATTATGAATGTACTATTGATATATTTAGAGGGTTAGGAATTATGTATGTAGCAGATAATAGATTTAAGAAAAATATAGATAAAACTAAAGATGGATTAGCCGAATTTTTAAGTGAAGCTATAAAAATTTATTGTGATAAATTTAGCACAATTTAA
- the yqeK gene encoding bis(5'-nucleosyl)-tetraphosphatase (symmetrical) YqeK: MDFEGIKFKLNKMLPKHRILHSEGVADCAVKLSEIYGYDKEKAYLAGILHDCAKYLSHDEVDYYVKKYEIYLDEYETDSLALSHSVIGSILVRHEFLIDDIDIITAIRYHTTGKAKMDILEKIIYIADLIEVNRDYPGVDELRKLVYSGKMEEALLKSFNNTIKLVIDRNQIIHPRTVEARNYILNKRI, encoded by the coding sequence TTGGATTTTGAAGGTATAAAATTTAAGCTAAATAAAATGCTTCCAAAACATAGAATACTACATTCAGAAGGTGTAGCAGACTGTGCAGTAAAATTAAGTGAAATTTATGGATACGATAAAGAAAAGGCATATTTAGCTGGGATACTTCATGATTGTGCCAAATATTTAAGTCATGATGAAGTTGATTATTATGTAAAAAAGTATGAAATATATTTAGATGAATATGAAACAGATAGTTTAGCACTCTCTCATAGTGTAATAGGTTCGATACTTGTTAGACATGAGTTTTTAATTGATGATATAGATATAATAACAGCTATTAGATATCATACAACAGGAAAAGCTAAAATGGATATTCTTGAAAAAATAATATACATTGCAGATTTAATAGAAGTAAATAGAGATTATCCAGGGGTAGATGAACTTAGAAAGCTAGTTTATAGTGGAAAAATGGAAGAAGCTTTATTGAAATCTTTTAACAATACCATAAAACTAGTCATAGATAGAAATCAAATTATACATCCAAGAACTGTAGAAGCTAGAAATTATATTTTAAATAAGAGAATATAA
- the leuS gene encoding leucine--tRNA ligase yields MRVYKPNEVEAKWQKTWETNQQYKTNTEDSSKPKYYTLEMLPYPSGKIHMGHVRNYSIGDVIARFKKMQGYNVLHPMGWDSFGLPAENAAIKHGIHPHKWTMENIEDMKGQLKLLGLSYDWDREIATSTPEYYKFTQEIFLKFLEHGLAYKKKSFVNWCPSCETVLANEQVVQGACERCDSVVVKKDLEQWYFKTTHFAEELLQDLDTLDGWPEKVKTMQKNWIGKSTGAEITFDIDGTDKNVTVFTTRPDTVYGVSYMVLAPEHELVKELVAGTEYEEEVAKFIAKMHTMTEIERTSSDLEKEGMFIGKHVINPLNGEKVELWIANYVLVDYGTGAVMAVPAHDERDGEFASKYNLNAIEVINEDNIMINSGEFDGMEASKAFDAIIAKLEEMKIGKKTVNYRLRDWLLSRQRYWGCPIPVVYCDECGLVPEKKENLPVLLPTDIEFTGKGESPLTTSKEFMNATCPCCGKPARREVDTMDTFVDSSWYFLRYIDAQNMKEPFAKDVVDKWMPVDQYIGGVEHAIMHLLYARFFVKAFNEMGMVDFKEPFKNLLTQGMVLKDGSKMSKSKGNVVSPLEIIDEYGADTARLFVLFAAPPERDLEWSDQGVEGCFRFLNRVYRLVDELADITKSEATLGELTKEDKAMRFTINATLKKVTEDLNEKFGFNTAISALMELINEMYKYKELENRNDAVIKEAIETIVTILAPFAPHIGEELWTMIGKDGSIFDISWPSYDESALVKDEVEVVVQVNGKVRGKLSVASNISREEMQEAAMNDEKIKTLVEGKTIVKVIAVPKKLVNIVVK; encoded by the coding sequence ATGAGGGTTTATAAACCAAATGAAGTTGAAGCTAAATGGCAAAAAACTTGGGAAACAAATCAGCAGTATAAAACAAATACTGAAGATTCATCAAAACCAAAATATTACACATTAGAAATGTTACCTTATCCATCAGGAAAAATACACATGGGACATGTTCGAAATTATTCTATAGGTGATGTTATAGCTAGATTTAAAAAGATGCAAGGATATAATGTACTTCATCCAATGGGATGGGATTCATTTGGACTTCCAGCAGAAAATGCAGCTATAAAGCATGGAATCCATCCTCATAAGTGGACTATGGAAAATATAGAGGACATGAAGGGACAATTAAAGTTATTAGGATTAAGTTATGACTGGGATAGAGAAATAGCAACATCTACTCCGGAATACTATAAGTTTACTCAAGAGATATTTTTAAAGTTCTTAGAACATGGATTAGCATATAAGAAAAAGTCTTTCGTAAACTGGTGTCCATCTTGTGAAACGGTTCTAGCTAATGAGCAAGTTGTACAAGGAGCTTGTGAAAGATGTGACTCTGTAGTAGTAAAAAAAGACTTAGAGCAATGGTATTTTAAAACTACTCATTTTGCAGAAGAATTACTTCAAGATTTAGATACCTTAGATGGATGGCCAGAAAAAGTTAAAACTATGCAAAAAAACTGGATAGGAAAGAGTACTGGAGCTGAAATAACTTTTGATATAGATGGAACTGATAAGAATGTTACAGTTTTCACAACTAGACCAGATACAGTTTACGGAGTTTCATATATGGTACTTGCACCAGAGCATGAATTAGTAAAAGAATTAGTTGCAGGAACTGAATATGAAGAAGAAGTTGCAAAGTTTATAGCTAAGATGCATACTATGACTGAGATAGAAAGAACTTCTAGTGATCTAGAAAAAGAAGGTATGTTTATAGGAAAACATGTTATAAACCCATTAAATGGCGAAAAAGTAGAACTATGGATAGCAAACTATGTATTAGTTGACTATGGAACAGGTGCTGTAATGGCAGTTCCAGCTCACGATGAAAGAGATGGTGAGTTCGCTTCTAAGTATAACTTAAATGCAATTGAAGTTATAAATGAAGATAACATAATGATAAACTCTGGAGAGTTTGATGGAATGGAAGCTTCAAAAGCATTTGATGCAATAATTGCTAAATTAGAAGAAATGAAAATAGGAAAGAAAACAGTTAATTATAGATTAAGAGATTGGTTACTTTCTAGACAAAGATATTGGGGATGTCCAATACCTGTAGTATATTGCGATGAGTGTGGTCTAGTACCTGAAAAGAAAGAGAATTTACCAGTATTATTACCAACTGACATAGAATTTACAGGTAAAGGTGAATCACCACTTACAACTTCAAAAGAATTTATGAATGCTACTTGTCCTTGCTGTGGTAAACCAGCCAGAAGAGAAGTAGATACAATGGATACTTTTGTTGATTCTTCTTGGTATTTCTTAAGATATATAGATGCTCAAAATATGAAAGAACCATTTGCTAAAGATGTGGTTGATAAATGGATGCCAGTTGATCAATATATAGGTGGAGTAGAACATGCTATAATGCATTTACTTTACGCAAGATTCTTTGTTAAAGCATTTAATGAAATGGGAATGGTAGATTTTAAAGAGCCATTTAAAAATTTATTAACTCAAGGAATGGTTTTAAAAGATGGAAGTAAAATGAGTAAATCTAAAGGAAATGTTGTATCTCCTCTTGAAATAATAGATGAGTATGGAGCAGATACTGCTAGATTATTCGTATTATTTGCAGCACCACCAGAAAGAGATTTAGAGTGGTCAGATCAAGGTGTTGAAGGATGTTTTAGATTCTTAAATAGAGTGTATAGATTAGTAGATGAATTAGCAGATATAACTAAATCTGAAGCTACTTTAGGAGAATTAACTAAAGAAGATAAAGCTATGAGATTTACAATAAACGCTACGTTAAAGAAAGTAACTGAAGATTTAAATGAGAAGTTTGGATTTAATACTGCTATATCTGCATTAATGGAATTAATAAACGAAATGTACAAGTACAAAGAGTTAGAAAATAGAAATGATGCAGTTATAAAAGAAGCTATAGAAACTATAGTTACAATACTTGCTCCATTTGCACCACATATAGGTGAAGAATTATGGACTATGATAGGCAAAGATGGAAGCATATTTGATATATCTTGGCCATCATATGATGAGTCTGCATTAGTTAAGGATGAAGTTGAAGTTGTAGTTCAAGTTAATGGTAAAGTTAGAGGTAAATTAAGTGTAGC
- the nadD gene encoding nicotinate-nucleotide adenylyltransferase, with the protein MRIDELVLKARNINNLKSNFHKMGNEKIRIGIMGGTFDPIHYAHLATAEFIRETYNLDKIIFIPTGNPPHKSKLRTDKLDRYNMVLLATMNNNNFVVSDIEINRKNRTYTIDTLKELHRLYPDANIYFITGADTICDIETWKSFSKNFELATFIAANRPGVNSNDARVKIEKLRKKYGAKIRSVTVPSLDISSTYIREHIKVGRSIKYLIPEYVETYICEKNIYINGDE; encoded by the coding sequence ATGAGAATTGATGAATTAGTTTTAAAAGCTAGGAATATAAACAACCTAAAGTCAAATTTTCATAAAATGGGAAATGAGAAAATAAGAATAGGTATAATGGGAGGAACTTTTGACCCTATACACTATGCACATTTAGCAACAGCGGAATTTATAAGAGAAACTTACAATCTAGATAAAATAATATTTATACCAACGGGAAACCCACCACATAAATCAAAATTAAGAACGGATAAGCTAGATAGATACAATATGGTATTATTAGCCACAATGAATAATAATAATTTTGTAGTTTCTGATATAGAAATAAATAGAAAAAACAGGACTTATACAATTGATACATTAAAGGAATTACATAGATTATATCCAGATGCAAATATATACTTTATAACAGGGGCTGATACTATTTGTGATATAGAGACATGGAAAAGTTTTTCAAAAAATTTTGAATTAGCAACCTTTATTGCAGCAAATAGACCAGGAGTAAATTCTAATGATGCTAGAGTTAAAATTGAGAAATTAAGAAAAAAATATGGTGCAAAAATAAGGTCTGTAACTGTTCCTTCATTGGATATATCGTCAACCTATATAAGAGAACATATAAAAGTTGGGAGATCTATAAAATATTTAATACCAGAATATGTAGAAACTTATATATGTGAAAAAAATATATACATAAATGGAGATGAGTAG